A genomic segment from Glycine soja cultivar W05 chromosome 20, ASM419377v2, whole genome shotgun sequence encodes:
- the LOC114402117 gene encoding putative cysteine-rich receptor-like protein kinase 9, with amino-acid sequence MLLLIHLFILGFFNFSTTTEATDLNSNYLNHSCSSNKTFTPNSAYQSNLQTLLASLSSHATTAQFYNTTAGGGDVGETIYGSFMCRGDVTNHTCQECFKTATQQITLRCPHSKEALIWYHECLVRYSNRCFFSTVEEWPRFSFMDYNVTSSTKEEGSYGFWLLSKTLSDAVGEAANAGPAGTMKFATKNATLSGAQEVYTLVQCTPDLSSQDCSKCLGDIMRDIPLCCLGRIGGMVLYPSCTLMFGLRHFYRDVVALIGSNGTQESEPSGNVLLSPLLRSRKNEINCDKKSFAK; translated from the coding sequence ATGTTGTTACTCATTCACCTTTTCATTCTGGGCTTCTTCAATTTTTCCACAACAACCGAAGCTACTGACCTTAACAGTAACTACTTGAATCATAGCTGTTCAAGCAACAAAACCTTCACTCCAAACAGTGCCTACCAATCTAACCTCCAAACCCTCCTCGCATCCCTATCTTCTCACGCCACCACTGCACAATTCTACAACACCACAGCGGGTGGTGGAGACGTCGGTGAAACCATTTATGGCTCCTTCATGTGCCGTGGCGATGTCACCAACCACACGTGCCAAGAATGCTTTAAAACTGCAACCCAACAAATAACCCTAAGGTGTCCCCACTCCAAAGAGGCCTTAATTTGGTACCACGAATGTTTGGTTCGCTATTCCAACCGTTGTTTTTTCTCCACCGTGGAAGAGTGGCCTAGGTTTAGCTTCATGGATTATAACGTAACGAGTTCAACAAAGGAAGAAGGAAGCTATGGGTTCTGGTTGTTATCCAAAACGTTGAGTGATGCAGTGGGTGAGGCTGCGAATGCTGGTCCTGCGGGCACCATGAAATTTGCAACAAAGAACGCAACCTTGTCTGGGGCCCAGGAAGTTTATACTCTTGTTCAGTGCACGCCAGATCTATCAAGCCAAGATTGCAGTAAGTGTTTGGGTGATATCATGAGAGATATCCCCTTGTGTTGTCTTGGAAGGATAGGAGGAATGGTTCTATATCCAAGCTGCACTTTGATGTTTGGGTTAAGACATTTCTACAGAGACGTCGTTGCTCTTATTGGTTCTAATGGAACACAAGAATCAGAACCTTCAGGTAATGTTCTCCTGTCTCCACTTCTCCGGTCAAG